One stretch of Anolis carolinensis isolate JA03-04 chromosome 3, rAnoCar3.1.pri, whole genome shotgun sequence DNA includes these proteins:
- the slc18a3 gene encoding vesicular acetylcholine transporter, translated as MEASSASAPEGNPRSAVEKLSEAVGQRTKALSSALQESHRQRRLLMVIVCVALLLDNMLYMVIVPIIPDYIAAMGTHPQAAQSQSGAGNGSNASKPLLLRPRYPAENEDIKIGVLFASKAILQLLVNPLSGTFIDRVGYAIPLLIGLAVMFLSTLIFAFAENYGTLFAARSLQGLGSAFADTSGIALIADKYPEESERNRALGIALAFISFGSLVAPPFGGILYQFAGKRMPFLVLAVISLMDGVLLLLTIKPFSDRARENMPVGTPIHRLMVDPYIAVVAGALTTCNIPLAFLEPTIANWMKKTMDANEWEMGLTWLPAFFPHVLGVYITVKLADKYPHLQWFYGALGLAIIGASSCMVSACRSFAQLMFPLCGICFGIALVDTALLPTLAFLVDVRYVSVYGSVYAIADISYSVAYALGPIVAGEIVHSFGFVQLNLGMGLANVLYAPVLLVLRNICLMKPSHSERNILLDEEPKGLYDTIKMEERKSKGRKAQPAAGLEGNSLDSCQRDFRGVSEDDSSDYDYT; from the coding sequence ATGGAGGCGTCGTCGGCGTCGGCGCCGGAGGGGAACCCTCGCTCGGCGGTGGAGAAGCTCTCGGAGGCGGTGGGCCAGCGGACGAAGGCGCTGAGCAGCGCCTTGCAGGAGTCCCACCGCCAGCGCCGCCTCCTGATGGTCATCGTCTGCGTGGCGCTGCTGCTGgacaacatgctctacatggtcATCGTCCCCATCATCCCCGACTACATCGCCGCCATGGGCACCCACCCCCAGGCCGCCCAGTCCCAAAGCGGCGCCGGCAATGGGAGCAACGCGAGCAAGCCCTTGCTGCTGCGGCCCCGCTACCCGGCCGAGAACGAGGACATCAAGATCGGGGTGCTCTTCGCCTCCAAAGCCATCCTGCAGCTGCTGGTCAACCCTCTGAGCGGCACCTTCATCGACCGCGTGGGCTACGCCATCCCGCTCCTCATCGGCTTGGCCGTCATGTTCCTCTCCACGCTCATCTTCGCCTTCGCGGAGAACTACGGCACCCTCTTCGCCGCCCGCAGCCTCCAAGGCTTGGGCTCGGCCTTCGCGGACACGTCGGGCATCGCGCTCATCGCCGACAAGTACCCCGAGGAGTCCGAGCGCAACCGGGCCCTGGGCATCGCCTTGGCCTTCATCTCCTTCGGCAGCTTGGTGGCGCCCCCTTTCGGCGGCATCCTGTACCAGTTCGCGGGCAAGCGCATGCCCTTCTTAGTCCTCGCGGTCATCTCTCTCATGGACGGGGTCCTCCTGTTGCTGACTATCAAACCCTTCTCGGACAGAGCCCGAGAAAACATGCCCGTGGGCACCCCGATCCACAGGCTCATGGTGGACCCTTACATCGCCGTCGTCGCCGGGGCCTTGACCACTTGCAACATCCCTTTGGCCTTTCTCGAGCCCACCATTGCCAACTGGATGAAAAAAACCATGGACGCCAACGAGTGGGAGATGGGCCTGACATGGCTGCCGGCGTTCTTCCCACACGTGTTGGGCGTCTATATTACCGTCAAGCTGGCCGACAAGTATCCGCACTTGCAGTGGTTCTATGGCGCTTTAGGGCTCGCCATCATCGGCGCCAGTTCTTGCATGGTGTCCGCCTGCCGCAGCTTCGCCCAGCTCATGTTCCCGCTGTGTGGCATCTGTTTCGGCATCGCCTTAGTGGACACGGCTCTCCTGCCCACTTTGGCCTTCCTAGTCGACGTGCGCTACGTCTCGGTCTACGGCAGCGTCTACGCCATCGCGGACATCTCCTACTCGGTGGCCTACGCCCTGGGCCCCATCGTAGCCGGGGAGATCGTCCACTCCTTTGGTTTTGTGCAACTCAACTTAGGCATGGGCCTGGCCAACGTGCTCTACGCCCCGGTGCTCCTTGTTCTCCGGAACATTTGTCTGATGAAGCCCTCCCACTCTGAGAGGAACATCCTCCTGGACGAGGAGCCCAAAGGACTCTATGACACCATCAAAATGGAGGAGCGTAAAAGCAAGGGCAGGAAGGCCCAGCCTGCAGCGGGGCTGGAAGGGAACAGCCTAGACTCTTGCCAGAGAGACTTCCGAGGAGTTTCAGAAGACGACTCTTCGGACTATGACTATACTTAG